The segment TCGCAGTCGAAAATCGCCACATATTCGCTCTGGCAACGGGTTTTCAGCGCATGGTTGATATTGCCCGCTTTGGCGTGTTCATGCGTGGGACGCACCACATACTGCACCCCGACACTGGCGGCAAACTCGCGGAATTCGTCGCGTGTGCCGTCATCGAGAATATAGATATTCAGCTTATCGCGCGGCCAGTCGATACCCATCGCGGCGTAGATGGTCGGTTTCACCACACTGAGCGGTTCGTTATAAGTGGGCACCAGAATATCCACGCTCGGCCAGACGGTGATCTCCTCTGGCATCGACAGTGGATGGCGGTTGAGCGGCCACAGCGTCTGGAAATAGCCCAGCACCAGCACCGTCCACGAATAGGTTTCCGCGCCAATCAGCAGCAAGCCGAAGGCGAGGCTAATCGGATCGTCCCAGTTGAGGGTTTCGGTGTAGCGCCACCACAAATAGCGGCAGGAGACGGTGAGCGACAGCACGATCAGCATGATGGTGGAGAGCCGCCCCGGTACGCGGCGAACCAGCATCGCCAGCCCCCACAGCAGTAGCACGAAGACAAACTGCGTCATGATGCCGAAAGGTTGCGAGATACACAGCAACGCCAGCAGGCTGGCAGCAATGGCGGCGGTGATAAACAACAACTGGCGTGCGCGTGGTGGCAACCGTTGCAGACGCTGTTCGCTGCGTCGGATGACGCCACGTTTTTTCAACTGCAATGGCAGCGCGCCCAACCATTGATAGAGTTGTCGACGCCAGCGGAACAGCGGCTTAAAGGCGTTATTGAAGCGTTTACGCTCACTGCGTTCGCTATCGTCGAGCGGCAAGACCAGCAACAGCCACAGGCTTTGCAGTGCATAGCGCAGCACATCGAGCGGACGCGGGCGTTGCAGGGAGATTTGCGGGAAGTAGCGATGACGTTGTTGCAGGATGCGCTGCCAACCCGGTGTCTCCAGTCGCAGCAGTGACCAGGCAAGGATGCACCACATCAAATGCAGGATGAGGGTCGGCCAGGGTGTGCCATGGCGACGCGCCTGGCGGGCGCGTTGTTGCAACGCCTGCCACGCCTGCGGGATGAGCAGCCAGCGTAGCGGATTCATTTGCCTGCCCCGGCCACATTGAGCAACAGCCAGTTTGCCAGGGTGTTGACCTCTTCACTGGCAAGCGCGTGCGGGCGATATTCAGCCAGCGGTTGTTTCATCATCAGCGCTTCCGCCAGCGCTTCATCGCGATGAATGACCTGCGGAATCAGGTTGCGCAGTGAGCTAATCCACAGTTGATGCAAATCCTGCTGTAGCTTGCTGTTGGCATTGAACTGGTTGATCAAAAACAACGTGTGCGGCAGAAAACGCGGGTGATGCAGACGCAGCTGACAGTTGGCATCAGGGGTGAGTATCTGAAGCACCTGGTCTGCGCTGTGCAGGAACGGCAGGTGCCAGGGAGACACGTCTGCCGGTAAATCCAACAACAACCAGCGGTACTGAGATTTGAGCGTAGCGAAAGCATTAAGCAACGGTTCAGCAAATTTTTCGTCGAAGCTGCGAATACTTAATGTCTGCTGATGGGTTGTTGCGCCAAAAGGTAAGAAATCTAACCCCGGGCGGTAACGCTGTGCAGTCTGTTGCCAGGGCTGCTGATTGAGCAGGGCGGGCATCCATCCGGCGTCATGATTCACTGGCAAGTTGAAGTGGGTAGCCAGTTGATTCGCAGGGGAAAGATCGAGCACCAGCACCGATTCCTGTAGCGCGTTCAGCGCCCAGCCAAGCGCCGCGCAGAGCGCAGTGGCGCCACAGCCGCCGCGCAGTCCCTGAAGAGCAATCACCGGCATTAGTGTTCAGACTCCTGAGTGGCGGATAATTCCTGCAAAAGCGGCCAGTGTGACAAAAGGGTATTCAGGCGCTCTTCCCGGGCAATATCAATGTAGTGAAACGCCTGCAATGAAAAGGCCTCACTTAAGGTATTAATGTCATCCTGTTCTTCACGGGTTCGCGATACCAGCGAAAAGGCATTTTCTGTTTTCATTACTTTTTTGCCAGCTAAAAACGACAATCGAAGAGTTACGATTATATTTATTGATATAAGTTTAACGTTGGCGAAAACGATAAACACCCGCACAGATCAATGCGTTTTGAGTTAGTTCAACGTTTTTTTATTTCAGCAGTTCCAATCGTCGCCGTCTATAATAAACTAGCCTGGGTTGTACAGATCGCGAATCTAATATGAAAAATCACTATGCGCTCGGCCTGCAACAGGTTCAACAGGAATTAATTACACTGCAAACGCCCGGACTTTACTGGATCACCTGCCAGCGGCAGGAGGATGCGCGATCGTTTCTGCGTCAGGTGATAAGCCAGCAACAGGCTGCCACACTGATTAGCTCAGACGAAAAACCGCAGGCATTGCTGACGCCCGATCCGACCGGTGGCCCGGCGCGTATTCCTTTATTTTCGTTGCCGGCCAATAAACTCTCCCTGCAACAACTGCAAGGAGATTTTGCGCGTGTAATGAATAAGCGCAGTGGTCTGGTGTTGTTTTATAGCAACGCCGCACATTGGGTTAAATTATCGCAGGAAGAACTGGCGATTTGGCTGAAGCGCATGCGTCGTCAGTTAATTGAAAAAAACATGACGCTGCTGATGATAACTTCTGGCACATCAATAATTAACCTGCGGAATTATCTCCAGCGTTATTTTCGCCAGATTGATGGTGTCGCTCATTTAGATTATCAACAGGATAGCTGGCAATATCGCATTAACTGGTGGTATTCCGCTGACCAACTGTTAGCGGATCGCGCGATTCGCCTGAATTACATCGAAAATCAGTTTATTGCTGCCAGCGAAGAGGAACAAAATATTCCGCTCAGCCTGAACGATGAGAATCAATTTCTTGCCGAGCAGGGCGTGCTGGAAGGCGCTCCACCTTTTTCCGCGCAGTGGCAATTGTTTAGCGACAATGATGGGGTTTACTCGCGCGCGCAACAGGCCAACGCCGCGACGGTGATCTTTAGCCTGGCAAATAACCATGATATCAACGCCCTGGCAAAAATGGTCCATAGCCTGCGACGCTCGCGTGGTAACGCGCTGAAGATTGTCGTACGCGAGATGAATACCAGCTTGCGATACAGCGATGAGCGCCTGCTGCTGGCCTGCGGCATCAATGCAATTGTGCCCACGGCGGCAACTTTGTCGCGCTTCCTTACCACGCTGGAAGGGATTCAGGGGCAGCAGTTTACCCGTCATGTGCCCGCTGACTTGCCTGCGTTGATGCAGGCTTTACAGCCGTTGCAGCAGCGCGGTTTTCTGCCATTGAATGCGTTTTGTGGCGCGGTACAGAAGCTGATGAAAAACACGCTGTTACCGGAAAACGATAAAGGTTTGATGGTCGCGCTGCGCCCGGTGCCGCAGCTGAAGCCGGAACAGGTGTTGACGTTGTGTAAACCGCGCCGTTTCGGTGACCTGGTGACGCAGTTGGATGATCGTCTCTACCTGTTCCTCTCCTCATGCCGTTTTAACGATTTGGACATTGCGTTGAAATCCATTTTCTCGCTGCCGCATGACGAGTTGTTCAGCAATCGCATGGTGTGGTTCGAAGACAACCAAATCGTATCGGAAGTGAATAAAATCAGTCAGCTGACACCGGTGACGCACCAGGATCTGCCGGTGGAGCCGGTGACCCTGGCTGCAACAGCGCCAGACCCGGTGTCGCATGAACGCGCGGCACCACTTCCTCAGCCGATTACCCTGAATATTGATGGAGCGCAGTCCTGATGACACTAATGGATTGGGTGCAGGTCATCATCCTGCTGCTACTGATTCTGCTATTTCTCAAATCCCTGTTGGTGCGCTGGCTGCCGCGTAGTAGCAACAGCCTGCTGATGCGCCTGCTTCCGGCTCGTGCGCTGAAGTCCGAGGGAGTCTGGCAACGGAATACGACGAAAACGGATAGAAAACCGTCATGAGCGATAAAAAATCTTCGGCAAGCGGCTGGTCGCTGCACGGCTCCTGGTGGCGTGGCCTTGGCGGCTGGAACTTCTATTTTCTGCTGAAGTTTGGGTTGCTGTGGTATGGCTACCTGAACTTTCACGCCCTGAGCAATCTGGTGTTTCTTGCCTTTCTGCTGTTCCCGCTACCCTCGCAGCGCTGGCATCGGCTGCGTAACTGGGTGTCACTGCCGATTGGCTTTGGTCTGTTCTGGCACGACACCTGGCTACCTGGTCTTAGCTCGATTCTCAGTCAGGGCGATCAGGTTGCGGGGTTTTCGACCGCTTACCTGTTGGACCTGCTCGATCGCTTTATCAACTGGGAGATGATCGGCGCCGCCTTTGTGCTGTTGGTGCTGTATCTGTTTGTCGCGCAATGGATTCGCATTACGGTGCTGGTGTCGCTGCTGTTGATTTGGCTGAACATCGTTACCATTGCCGGGCCATCCTTTAATTTGCTGCCGGGCAAAGCTGCGACGCCGGAAGTGGTGTTGAATGATCAACCGGCTGTGGCCGGTAAAACGCCCGATGTGCTCGATCAATCTGCTGCACCCACCAGTGCCAACCTCACCGCGTGGCTTAACCGTTTTTATGACAGTGAGCGGCAGCGCGTGACCCATTTCCCGGATAGCCTGCCCGGCGATTCGCAGCCGTTCGATATTCTGGTGCTGAATATTTGTTCGCTGTCCTGGTCGGATCTGGATGTGGCGCAACTGCGGAATCATCCGTTGTGGCACCACTTCGATATCATGCTGGATAACTACAATTCGGCCACCGGTTACAGTGGCCCGGCAGGGATTCGCCTGTTGCGTGCCAGCTGCGGGCAGACCTCGCACAGCGATCTGTATAAACCCGCCGATCAGCGATGCTATCTGTTTGATAATCTTGCGAAGCTGGGCTTTAAGCAGGAGCTGGTGATGGATCACAACGGTGTCTTCGGCAACTATCTGAAAGAGATGCGCGAGGACGGGAATATCCAGGCCCCGTTAATGTCGCAGGCGGGTATCGCGCCAGAACTGACCTCGTTTGACAGCTCGCCAATCTACAATGATGGTCAGCTATTGCAGCGCTGGCTGGATGACCGCAGCAAAAGTAACGATGCACGCAGCGCCACTTTCTATAACCTGATTCCGTTGCATGATGGCGTCCGTGAACTGGGCAGTACGCGCACGGCCGCCTGGCAACCGCGCGCTAAAATGCTGTTTGACCAGCTCGATACTTTCCTGACCAATCTGGAGAAATCGGGCCGTCGCGTGATGGTGGTGGTGGTGCCGGAGCATGGTGCGGCATTGCAGGGCGATAAGATGCAGATGTCAGGTCTACGCGATATCCCCAGTCCGTCGATTACCCATGTGCCGGTGGGCATCAGCTTTATCGGTATGAAGGCACCGCATCAGGGCCAGCCACTGACAATTAATACCCCGACCAGCATGCTGGCGCTTTCCGAGATCATTTCCCGTGTGGTGGATGGCCAGGTGTTCAACGCGCCGAATGTGAATATGTCCGCGTTGACCGATAATCTGCCGCAAACGCCAGTGGTGTCGGAGAATGATAACGCGGTGGTGATGATGTATCAGGGCAAGCCGTGGATTCGCCTGAACGGCGGTGATTGGGTGGCGTATCCGCAATAAATAATGGCCTGACACCGAAGCGGCGTGATTTATCGCGCAATCTTTTGGTCGCGTGAAGCAAAACCCACGCGATAAATCGCGTCGCTACGGATGTGTATTTATCCGAATAACGTCGTTTGATACCACGCGAACCCCGATTTTGCGACTTTCTCCCGGCGAAAAAAAACCGTGATCTGGGATATACTTGCTGCGCATTTTCCTGTCTGATAACACGGCTTAGAGTTGCCAGGAGAGATTTTGTTGCGCGTCAGTCGTTCCTTAACGATAAAGCAGATGGCCACAGTCTCCACCGTGGCGTTAGTTACCATCTGTATTTTTATCGTCATTCAGTTATTTCATTTTGTGCAGCAGCGCAGGATTGACTACGCCCAACAAATGGAAAATGTGGCGCATACCGTGCGTCAGCCGCTGTCTGAAGCGGTCCTGAAAGCCGATATTCCTCAGGCAGAACATATCCTTAACACCCTCAAGCCCGCCGGTATTTTGTCGCGTGCGGATGTGGTGTTACCCAATGCATTCCAGGCACTGCATGCCGATTTTGAGGTAGAGAAGCCGGTGCCGGTGCTGGTGGCGCGTTTATTTGAGTTACCGGTGCAAATTACCTTACCGCTTTATTCTGTTGAGCGAACCGGGCTGCCAAAACCGATTGCTTATCTGGTCCTTCAGGCGGATTCATCAAGGGTGTATCAGTTTATCCTGAGTACGCTTTCAACCATGATTACCACCTATTTATTGCTGGCGCTGATTTTGTCGGTGTCGATTAGCTGGTGTATTAACCGGCTGGTGGTCCATCCGCTACGTAATATCTCGCGTGATTTGCAGGAATTGCCACCGCAGGCCATTCTGACGCATAAACTCACGCTGCCGGAAAATCATCGCGATGATGAAATTGGCATGTTGATTCGCAGCTATAACCGTAATCAGCAGGTGCTGGAGTCAATTCATGATGAGATGAGCCGACTGACTACCCATTTTGCTGTTACTGATTTGCCAAATCGTACGTTGTTTCTGGCTCTGCTTGATCAACATATCCATCACCGGCATCGCCCTGACCCCTGGGGGGTGATGGTGATTCGCATTGATACGTTGCAGGAAGCCAACGGGGTACTGAGTGACGATCAGCGCGATACCCTGATGCTGACGTTGGTGGAGAAAATTCGCAGCACGATTGACGATCATACGCTGCTGGCGCAAACCGGACCGAGTGACTTTGCGTTGCTGCTGAAGCGTGCGCACAACCCGTTCCGGGCGATGCGCCTGGCGCGCAACCTGATGTTGCGTATCAATCAGCCGGTCAATCTGCAACAACTTCAGTTACGTCCCAACGCCAGCATGGGTCTGGCGCTGCATGACGACACCCCAATCTCCGCCAGTGAGCAGCTTGATCGTGCGACTTCAGCGATGATGTCGGCACGTCATCAGGGTAAAAATCAGATCCTGTTTTTCGATCCGGCACTGACCGAGCGGGCGCAAAAGCGCTTAACCCAGGAACACGACATTTTGCAGGGGTTGCAGGATGAGGAGTTCGCGCTTTATCTGCAACCACAAATCAATATGGCCACCGGTGAGCTGGCGGGAGCGGAAGCCTTGCTGCGCATGCGTCAGCCGGATGGTAGTTGGGGATTGTCGGAAGAGTTTATTGCCAGCGCGGAAGAGATTGGCGTGATTGCTTCGATTGGCCGCTGGGTGTTCGAAGAAGCGTGTCGCATTATCGCCGCCTGGCAGAAGCAGGGAATTAACATCCCATTGAGCGTGAATATTTCGGCGGTTCAGCTACGGGATGCCAGCGTGGTGACTCATTTGCAGGGGTTGCTGGAACGTCATCGTATTACGCCGGGTAACTTTGTGCTGGAAATCACCGAAACCGCCAAGATTGGCGATGCCGAGCAGGCGATAGCGCTGCTGCGCATGTTGCAGCAAACGGGTGTCGCTGTGGCACTGGATGATTTCGGCATGGGTTACTCCAATCTGAACTATCTGCATCAGTTTAAAGCATTGCCGGTCAACAAGTTAAAGATGGATCGCAGCTTTGTTGCTGCGCTGCCGGATGATGACACTATGGTGCGTATCGTGGCTGCCATCGCCGATATCATCCATCTGGATGTTATTGCTGAAGGCGTGGAAACGGCCGAGCAGCGCGACTGGCTGTTGGCACGCGGTATTACCATCGGTCAGGGCTATCTGTATGCTGAAGCACTGCCGCTCAACATCTTCAATCAACGCTGGCTTGACAAGCTATCACCCACCAAATAATCACCTGATTTATTGATTTTCCTTGCGAATTTACATAACTCTCGCTTGCTGAAGCGTTTCAGTTCATAGTTAGAGTTTTGTAACTTTTGTAAGGAATGTAAGCCTATATTAATCGCGTTAACCGGATGTTATTTTCCTCAACGTCGGCAGGGCCTTTCCCGGACCCGCTACATGGCATGACATCATTAAATTAAATAAATGACGGATAAATCCGTCTTCACTGGACACCTGTTATGAAAACCTCGCTGTTTAAAAGCCTCTACTTTCAGGTGCTGGTTGCCATTGGCATCGGCGTTCTGTTAGGCCATTTTTATCCTGAGTTAGGCGCGCAGATGAAGCCGCTCGGAGATGGCTTCGTCAAGCTGATCAAGATGATCATCGCCCCCGTGATTTTTTGTACGGTGGTGACCGGTATTGCCGGCATGGAGAGCATGAAAGCAGTTGGGCGGACTGGCGCAGTGGCGCTGCTCTATTTCGAAATTGTCAGCACCATCGCGCTGATTA is part of the Pantoea phytobeneficialis genome and harbors:
- the bcsQ gene encoding cellulose biosynthesis protein BcsQ — encoded protein: MPVIALQGLRGGCGATALCAALGWALNALQESVLVLDLSPANQLATHFNLPVNHDAGWMPALLNQQPWQQTAQRYRPGLDFLPFGATTHQQTLSIRSFDEKFAEPLLNAFATLKSQYRWLLLDLPADVSPWHLPFLHSADQVLQILTPDANCQLRLHHPRFLPHTLFLINQFNANSKLQQDLHQLWISSLRNLIPQVIHRDEALAEALMMKQPLAEYRPHALASEEVNTLANWLLLNVAGAGK
- the bcsF gene encoding cellulose biosynthesis protein BcsF, giving the protein MTLMDWVQVIILLLLILLFLKSLLVRWLPRSSNSLLMRLLPARALKSEGVWQRNTTKTDRKPS
- the bcsR gene encoding cellulose biosynthesis protein BcsR — encoded protein: MKTENAFSLVSRTREEQDDINTLSEAFSLQAFHYIDIAREERLNTLLSHWPLLQELSATQESEH
- the bcsG gene encoding cellulose biosynthesis protein BcsG; the encoded protein is MSDKKSSASGWSLHGSWWRGLGGWNFYFLLKFGLLWYGYLNFHALSNLVFLAFLLFPLPSQRWHRLRNWVSLPIGFGLFWHDTWLPGLSSILSQGDQVAGFSTAYLLDLLDRFINWEMIGAAFVLLVLYLFVAQWIRITVLVSLLLIWLNIVTIAGPSFNLLPGKAATPEVVLNDQPAVAGKTPDVLDQSAAPTSANLTAWLNRFYDSERQRVTHFPDSLPGDSQPFDILVLNICSLSWSDLDVAQLRNHPLWHHFDIMLDNYNSATGYSGPAGIRLLRASCGQTSHSDLYKPADQRCYLFDNLAKLGFKQELVMDHNGVFGNYLKEMREDGNIQAPLMSQAGIAPELTSFDSSPIYNDGQLLQRWLDDRSKSNDARSATFYNLIPLHDGVRELGSTRTAAWQPRAKMLFDQLDTFLTNLEKSGRRVMVVVVPEHGAALQGDKMQMSGLRDIPSPSITHVPVGISFIGMKAPHQGQPLTINTPTSMLALSEIISRVVDGQVFNAPNVNMSALTDNLPQTPVVSENDNAVVMMYQGKPWIRLNGGDWVAYPQ
- the hmsP gene encoding biofilm formation regulator HmsP — protein: MRVSRSLTIKQMATVSTVALVTICIFIVIQLFHFVQQRRIDYAQQMENVAHTVRQPLSEAVLKADIPQAEHILNTLKPAGILSRADVVLPNAFQALHADFEVEKPVPVLVARLFELPVQITLPLYSVERTGLPKPIAYLVLQADSSRVYQFILSTLSTMITTYLLLALILSVSISWCINRLVVHPLRNISRDLQELPPQAILTHKLTLPENHRDDEIGMLIRSYNRNQQVLESIHDEMSRLTTHFAVTDLPNRTLFLALLDQHIHHRHRPDPWGVMVIRIDTLQEANGVLSDDQRDTLMLTLVEKIRSTIDDHTLLAQTGPSDFALLLKRAHNPFRAMRLARNLMLRINQPVNLQQLQLRPNASMGLALHDDTPISASEQLDRATSAMMSARHQGKNQILFFDPALTERAQKRLTQEHDILQGLQDEEFALYLQPQINMATGELAGAEALLRMRQPDGSWGLSEEFIASAEEIGVIASIGRWVFEEACRIIAAWQKQGINIPLSVNISAVQLRDASVVTHLQGLLERHRITPGNFVLEITETAKIGDAEQAIALLRMLQQTGVAVALDDFGMGYSNLNYLHQFKALPVNKLKMDRSFVAALPDDDTMVRIVAAIADIIHLDVIAEGVETAEQRDWLLARGITIGQGYLYAEALPLNIFNQRWLDKLSPTK
- the bcsE gene encoding cellulose biosynthesis protein BcsE, producing MKNHYALGLQQVQQELITLQTPGLYWITCQRQEDARSFLRQVISQQQAATLISSDEKPQALLTPDPTGGPARIPLFSLPANKLSLQQLQGDFARVMNKRSGLVLFYSNAAHWVKLSQEELAIWLKRMRRQLIEKNMTLLMITSGTSIINLRNYLQRYFRQIDGVAHLDYQQDSWQYRINWWYSADQLLADRAIRLNYIENQFIAASEEEQNIPLSLNDENQFLAEQGVLEGAPPFSAQWQLFSDNDGVYSRAQQANAATVIFSLANNHDINALAKMVHSLRRSRGNALKIVVREMNTSLRYSDERLLLACGINAIVPTAATLSRFLTTLEGIQGQQFTRHVPADLPALMQALQPLQQRGFLPLNAFCGAVQKLMKNTLLPENDKGLMVALRPVPQLKPEQVLTLCKPRRFGDLVTQLDDRLYLFLSSCRFNDLDIALKSIFSLPHDELFSNRMVWFEDNQIVSEVNKISQLTPVTHQDLPVEPVTLAATAPDPVSHERAAPLPQPITLNIDGAQS